Part of the Paenibacillus terrae HPL-003 genome is shown below.
CCTACCACGTTCGTTTTTAGTGCTTCATAAGGCTGGTCTTCACATACAGGTACGTGTTTGAGGGCCGCCAAATGAAATACATAGTCCACACCCTGACAGGCGGTAACCAGTGCATCCTTATCCCGAATATCCCCGATGCAGAAGCTAAGTCGTTCATCCTCAAACTGCCTGTTCATTGCCACCTGACTCGATTCTCCGCGCGAAAAGATAATGACCTCTTTGGGGTTACGCGGCAGTAACTGGGTAACCAGCTCATGCCCCCAGGAGCCGGTACCGCCGGTAACCAAGATACGTTGGTTTTCAAACATGCCGTTTCCCTCCAAGCAGAAATTTGACTACCTTATCTGACACATCCTCCGCCAGATAACCTGCGGGACACTGCCACTTATGCTTCATCCCGGTCATTAAGGCTACCGCGTTCGCTATAACCTCTCCATCCAGCCCGGACACGATATTGCTGCCGCAATCTACGGTTTCCGGCCGTTCCGTCGTCCGGCGCATCGTGACCGTCGGCACACCCATGATGCAGCATTCCTCCTGTACGGTGCCGCTGTCCGTCAAAGCGCAGCGGGCATGCCGCTCTAGCAGTACGAAGTCAAAAAAACCGAGCGGCTCATGGAATTCCACCAGCGGATCAAGCTGGATCGGCGGATGGCTCGCGATACGAGCGGCGGTGCGGGGATGAATACTACAAATGACCCGCTGTCCGGACTGCTGTGCTACCCGATTCAGACCATCCAGAATAGCCAGCAAATGTGGCGGATGGTCGACATTTTCGGCTCTGTGGGCAGTTACTAGGAAATATTGCCCCTGCGACAGTCCCAACTTTTTCAAAATGTCACTGCCGGACACCTTTTTCTCGTAATGCTGCATCACTTCATAAATCGGGTTTCCGGTCAATATAATTCGTTGACTCGGAAAGCCTTCCCGTATTAGATGCTGCTTGCTTTGCTCCGTATACGGCATATTAATCGTAGAAATCGCGTCAATGACGCGGCGATTCTTCTCTTCCGGTACATCCAGATCGTAGCAGCGGTTACCCGCCTCCATATGCACGACCGGATAGCCCATACGTTCCGCAAGCAAGGCGCACAGGGCGCTGTTCGTATCACCGAGCAGCAGCACATGATCCGGGCGCTCCTTGTTTAAAATATCCTCCATCTGCGAGTACATGGCAGACAACTGTTTGCCCAGCGTTCCCGCCTTCTCCTGAAGCACATAATCCGGGGCACGCAGCCCCAGTTCACGGAAGAATTGCCCGCTCAGGCTTTCCGTGTAATTTTGGCCCGTATGCACAAGCACATGCTGATCCGCATAGCGATCCAGCTTTGGAATGATCAGGCTGAGCCGTATAATTTCCGGTCTTGTGCCGAGCACGGTCAATATTTTCATTGTGTTGGAACCCACCTTTGCTGTCGTTGTTTCATTAAACCGTGGAGTTCAATGAGTGAGATAGCCATCCAGCAAGCTGTCTGTACTCCAGCTAAACATTCACCTCAACGATCCGGCGTGCTTTCACCCGGACCGTTGTTTTTTGTGGCGTCCAGCCTTGAGCGTTAGCCGCTTCCGCTTGTGCGGATGCAGACGCCTCGACACAGGCTTGAGCTTGAGTTTTCGTTTGAGCTTCCGCTTCAACCTGTGTTTCTGTCTGGACTTGGATTTCGGCAGAAGCCCTGACAGCGGAAACCCGTGAATGCGATAGCTCCTGCTGCTGGCGTTGCTCTTACCCTTGCGCTTGCACGTTCTGCTATGCTTGCGGGCCGCTGGCCATTTCGCTCGAATGCCACGCTTGCCATGATGCAGGTCTGGCTGTGACTCCGGCTGTGGCTCCGGTACAGGAGGGGGTGGCTGTGGCAAGCCCGGAATGGCCGCATACTCGATAGGTGGCAGACTAAGCAGAGGCAGTTGGCAAACCACCGATTCGGGAAATTCTCGAATGGTGCTGGTACATACCTCCGGTATAGCGGTGACCTGACGTAGCCCTTCGCCTTCCCTCGTCCATACAGGTCCGCCTGGCTGTTGAATTAACGGAAACCAATGCGGATGGTGGCACACCCATTGACTAACCATGAGATGTAAGTTGCCTCGATAGGAATCAGATCCGTATACACGTGTAGCCGCGCTGTAGTTCCGTATACCAATCCGTTCCACTTCCTTGGGATGATTGAGCAGATAGCCCACCTTTTCCGCCAGCATATCGCTGTTTCCCGGCTCTACCAAAAACTCAGTATTTCCAGTCGCCTCCATCAGCTCCACAAGTCCGCCCTGGGCAAAGGCCACAACCGGCTTGCCGTAAACCAGCCCCTCCAGTGCCGTCAGACCAAAGCCTTCCTCCACCATGCTCGGGATGACAACTATATCCATCGCGCTATATGCGGTGGATACAGATTCCTCAAATGAGCTGAACTGGAATCGCCGGCTGTAACGGGATTTGCGGATTAAAGAAACGCATTTCACGTAATATGCCGAATCCACCGAGCTGCCGATGATCCAGAAGCGGCAGCTCGAATTCGTTTCACACAGCTTCAGAGCCATTTGAACAAAAGGCAACAGTCCTTTGGGTTCGTAGATAAAGGAAGAAATATAACCAATACAAATATGTGCTTCCTTCAACCCCAGCTTTTCACGTTTGCGTTTCCGTTGCAGCACATGCTCTTTGTGAGGTGGCATATCCATATCCCGACAAGGAGACAACACCGTATGCGAACGTGTCAGCCCCGCCCCGTGCAAAGGCCGCAAGACGGCTTGCGAAATACCGATGACCCATCGGCTATAACGCTCGATGATGGAGACCGAGACAGGTGTATGCTCATTCTGGTTAATGACTTCGGTTATTTTCCAGACCACCGGAATATTCAACTCATGGGAAGCCATCGCGGGCATGACGTTCACACAGGTATTGACCAGCACCACATCGGGACGCTTTTGCTGTAGCAACTGAAGCAACGGTGCGTACGAAGCATGGTTTCGCAAATTCTCCACATCTTGCGCCAATCCCTCATACGGGGTATACATGCCGTGCAGCATGGGCATGTTCTGAATTTGGACGGTAATCCCGCGCTTGCGGGCAATCGTGGTCAGCCGCCCTTCACCGGGCGTCACCAGAATGCAGTCGAAGTACGTACGAATGTCTACACAAAATTGCAATAACAGCTTCTCCGCTCCCGTAATGCTGCGGACATTGCTGACATGGCTGAATAGCATCATTTTCGGTTTGATCGGAGTTCACCTCCTTTAAAATAGCAACCATCGGGCGTATGAAACGAATTATGGAAATACGATCGACAGCATCTGGTCAATCCGGTGACCATACGTGTGCTCACGCAGTGTCCGTTCCAGGGCACGCAAGGCAATCCCACGGCGTTCCTTTTCGTGCGTCAAATAAAACTCAATCTTCTCCAGCAGCTCCTGTTGGGAACTGTACGTCTCGATCTCTTCTCCCGGTTTGTAAAAACGAGCCAGATCATCCCGTGTGTCGGTCAGTTGCAAGGTACCGCAGGCAGAAATTTCGAACGTGCGCGGATTCGGCGACGCCCCCGGAATTTTCAAAGCATTGTTATTCACTGAATCATCCTGATGCGAACGATGAAGATTAATGACAATTTTGCTGCCATTATACGTATCATTCGTCTCGCCCGGAGACATCCAGCGGCCTATCTCGATTTTGTCTCCGTACGCTTGATAATCAGGGAGACGATCCCACCAAATTCCGTTGATTTTAATATTACGAGCCATGAGCTGCGGCATAATCGGATTAAAGAAATAGATGCGATTCCAGTAGGCCGAACCGGTAAACCCGATTTCACGCCGTACAGAAGCGGGAGAGCTAAGCGGGAAATATTGATTCAGAAATGCCGCAAAGGGCAAGTAATGTACAGATGAGCAGCCAAGCTGACGGTACATTTCAATGCAATTCAGCTCTAGCGTGAACACATGGTCATAATGCGGGACAATTCGGACCGTCGTGTCCGTATAATAGGGATCATCCGTTAGCCAAATGGCGGTCGGAATACCCAACTGACGCACCGCTTCCACCTGTTCCAGTGGAAGGTCCATCCCATCCAGCGCCAGCACCAGATTCGGATGGAGCTGAGCAGCAATATCACCTACGGGCTGACGCGGGTCGGTTACAGTAACCTGAGCCGTCATACTTTGCAATGTGGTAATAACCGCTTCATCCAGCGGAGAATAGGGAAGACCTTTACCGGAGACTACATACAGTACATGGATTTGTCGAATAGGAAAAACCGCCTTCGTCCGGGTAAGAATCGCATTGGCGCGTCCGCGCAAATAGCCTTCGTCGTAACCGTCACTGATTCCCGCAGCTCTCCCCTTTTCCCAGGAAGCTGTGGCCGGGTCAAACGGTCCTGTCGTAGATATCGTCATCACTTTCACTCCTCACTGTTTTTGGTGTTTACTTTAGGCCATCGCCTTGTCCAGCAATTCTTCCATACGATTCGTGTACAGATGCTTTTGCATGGTGGTGTGCAGCCCGCGCCAAGCCATGCGTTCACGTTCCCGGTCATGCTTGAGATAGAAGTCCAGCTTGACCTTCAACTCCTCTACTCCACCAAAGGTTTCAATGTCATAGCCCGGTCGGTAATAGCGGCTCAGATCCTTCCGAATGTCCGTCATCTGGAGCGTGCCACAGGCAGCAATTTCGTAGGTCCGGGGATTAATGGACTCCGCTGACAGCTGATGTGTATTCCGGTTATCCAGTCCGGGGTCCGTCGGACGATGCAGATTGATAACAATTTTGGAGCCGTTATAATATTTGGCTGTTTCCTCCGGCTCCATGAAGATTGGACGGATAAATCGTTCCAGCACATCTCGACGGGTCAGCCGCTCCCAGCTTCCACCCACGATCAGCACCCTTTTATCCGCTAAAAAAGGAGCGAGGTGGTCAAACAGTTTTACGCGGTTCCAGAAGGCATTCCCGATGAAGCAAATGTCATGCTGGTGCTCCCGTTCCACCCGCCGGGGATAAAAGATCCGGGCTGACACAGCAAGCGGCAAATAGTGTACCTGTGCCACTCCCTGATCCCGATAAAACGGCAGGCATGACATCTCGTGCGTAAATACAACATCGTAGGATTGGCAGATCAACGCCGTATCCTCCGTAAAGTAGGGATCATCTACAAACCATATGGCCGTCCGAATACCCAAGCCCCGTATTTGCTTCACCTGCTCCAGATGATCCGATGGAAAAACATGCAGCCCATTCATGACCAGCACGAGCTCAGGTCGGTGGGCCTCGGCGTCAGCCAGCATCGTGGCAGGAGTACCGATGACGAATTCACTGCATATTTGGCTTAATGCCTCTTGTACCCCTGTGTCTATTGCGGGGAAGCCTTGGGGAATATACAGCACTTTCAAATGGCGAACAGCAGGCTCCTTGGCCACGACCTGTGACAGAGCAGCCGTGCACCCCCCCATTCTGCGTCCTTCCCGGTAGCCACATTGATAGGCTTCGCGTTCATTCCCGCTTCGTTGATCGTTCACATCCTTCACCCTGTCCTGTTGTAGGATAAACTTCTGTCACTCCTAAACTATATGCGGAGGGGTCAAACGCATCATGGACGACTGCCACTGCCCGGACAAAATTGGCGTTTGCCCGTCCACCTGTCAAACAACAAATAACCCCAAAGCTGTTAGCTTCGGGGGATCAGCGACAATAGATGATGTTCACGGTTTACTGGGCCTTATATGCGACTTGGTGTCCTTCTTCGTAGCCTTTGGCAAAGCCTGAATTGAAACCCTCGTTATAGGCAGCATCATATCCCTGCTGGAATGCCTGTGGATCATGCTCCAGCACAACAGGCTCGGGCTGTGGAGGATTCTCCGCAGCAGGGACTGTCGCCGGGGTGGGCTGAGGTTTTTTATGCCGACGCAGATGAGGACGTCTTCTGCGGGCGGAGTGAAGCCCTCTTTTACGCCGTCTTAAAGCAAGCAGACGTTTTCTTCTCAGCTTTAATCTTCGGATGCTCAAACGCCGGATGCTTTTGCGTCTTCTGCGGGCTTTTCCCCGCGTGCCGCGTTCCCACCTTATTCTCATGCTCATTCCTCCTTAGTTTCCTCGTCGTTATTTCGTTTTTGGAACAGGTAGCTGGAGCCACGGCTGAGTCGGTTTTCCATACACCAGCCGTCTTAATGGGATGCCTGCCAACATCTGCGTGATTTCCCCCTGGTAGTTGCTGAGTATACGAATGGTTTCCTCCAGACGGGTAGCGGACATATCCGCATGGGGCGTCAAATCCGCAAGACTGCTCAGCATCCGGGCAACGGCGTGCTGGCTGGCAGCAATGGACTCCATCATATCCAGCTTGATCTCACGTTCGCGCCTCATGCTCATTAGCTCATATCCCCCGGTCCCATTCCTCCCATCATCCCTTCCATTCCGCCACCCTGCTGCTCATCCTGATCCAGTAATGCCTTGAGATTACTGCACAGTCCGGTTTGAAGCCGGGTTAAACCCTCCAGCATTTCCACCATCTGCTCATGAATTTCCAAAGGCCGTCCTAATTGTTCTTCATCCGTGTCAAATGCGTGAGGCTCCAGATGATTCAGCGCCCAATTACGCATTTTTTCGGCTTCTACCGCCTTGGCCTCCAGGATCATGGACACATTCCATTGCATTTTGGAAGCTGCGTCCAGCATATGAATCATTGCTTGTTCCCTACTCATGTGTTCACTCCCTGCCCTCGGTTGGTACGTTACTCCTCATCCGGGTATGCCGTCTCTTTCACGATACGAACGAGCATTTCAGCCATTGCTTCCTGAAGATCGGCAATACCGTTCAAGTAGGCAATAATGCTTTTGTTTACTTGTCCCGAGCTGTCGAGAATGCCCGGAATTCCATCAAAACGCGGCTCTTCATCCGGCAGTTCATGTATGATCTGCGACATGCGCACGACCACCCGCCGTTCCGCATCCAACAGCCTTGACATCTGCTGATGCGAGTGCGAAATATGAATCAGCAAATCATCTACCTGGTTATGCATAAGCCCCTCCTTTATGTGCTCCGCCGTGCGGAACGCACGAATTGCCTACGGGCTTTCCGCTACTATAGCGTATGCCGCAACGAGTAGTCGGTTCCGCCTAAAAGCGCCTATTCCGATCATTACAAATGCCCGTGCAGCACAGGTGGCGCAATAATGGGGTGCTCCTCCGCCAAATCCGACAAATCTCCGGGGGACACCAACCGAATCCGGTAATCGGCCGCCAGCCAGCTCATGGCGGCATAGGGGGTAAGGAACGGCCTTTTCCAGCCGTTCCCGATTTGATACAGTTGCCCGCCTACGACATAAAGGACCTCAATCCATCGCATGCGTTGAGCCGGGATATGAAGTGTAGACAGCGTGGGCATATTCTCCAGTTCCGGGGCTGCCAGCACTGGAAGCGGCTCCTCTGACACAAGAGATGCAGAAGGTGAGGACGTAGAAGATGCGGGAGGCGAAATCCCGCTTACAGGATCATAATCGCCGGGAATCGTAACCTCCGGCTTTGGCACCAACGGAAGCGCCAGCAGATCAAGCTGGGACACCCTGACCGGGGCAACGTCTTCGCCTCCTGCACTCCTGGCACTATGCAGAAGCCGCCTTCTCCCCGGCTCCAGACGATATATTGCACCAGACGGTCCCTGAACGAGCGCTCCAATGGGATAAAAGGTTGCCGCTGACACGTGTCTGGCCAGGGTTGGCGATATCTGGCTTTCCAGCTCTGTTGTACCGAATTTCAGGCTGTGGAGCAGCTTATCCGCATCCCCCCATTTTTGTACAAAAAAGGATCGGTTCTGGCTGCTTTCCTCCATCAAACCGCCTTCTCCGGTCGTCTGGGGAGAGGCATAAGCCGTATCCCGATCACTTTCCGTGCAATGAATAAAAGCATTTCCCGCAATGGCTAGACGTTTCCCCAACAAGCGTACACGCAGCAGCCAATCTGCATCTGCTTCCTGACCGCTGTGACAGCCTTCGTCCCAGTATCCCGTCTTTTCCAGCGTCTCTCTGCTCAGCAGTAAACAAAATCCAGCCAGGCTTTTGGTTTCCTGCCATGCGCCCGGATTGGAAACATTATAAGAAATAGCGAAAAGACGTGCTTCATTTTCGTTCGTATAAGGTACCTCAATCTGTTGCTCTCCGAACGGACCGTTCGTTACAGGTCCGACGACACCGATACGTGGATCACTGTGCAAGCACTCCAGTAGTCGATCCAGCCAGGCTGTCGTTACCAGTGCATTTGGATCCAGCACCACAATGGTCGTGCCTTTCGCCATCATCAGCCCCTGATTCAAGCTGCCCGTCAAATGAGTATCTTTTTTTAACAACGCATAACGCACAGCGATGCTTTTACGAAGCAGATAGGTGCGTGTCCCGTCCGTTGAGCCACAATCCACCACAATTATTTCATGTGGCTGGCTTGTATTTTCCTCAATACGATGAATACATGTACGAAGCCGATGAAGCTGATTATAGGACGGAATGATAATACTGACGCCTTCAAAAACCTTGCCGAACGAAGCCTGACCCAATCTGCTGCCCTGCTCCCGACCCCTTTTATATCCCGCCCAATAACCTTTCTTACTGAGCCGCTTGCTGTGTTTCCTTCTTATACTCAGGCGTTTCATGCCGTTCACTCCTCCGGGTGGCATTATGCCCATAATATATGCCTGGCCCGGCCGGATGGTGTATCGCTGAGATCAGGGCAGAAGCCCTTTCATTTTTACCCCGGCTTCCTGAAGGGAAACGAAGGTCCCCGCATCGCTCCAATACCGCCGCAAAATATCGTATTCAAGCTTGCCCTCAGCCGCATAACAGTTGTTAACATCCGTGATTTCAAGCTCACCACGCGCCGAAGGCGTAATTTGCCGGATCTTATCGAACACGGCGGTATCGTACATGTAGATGCCGGTTACACAATATCTAGACTGGGGGTGCTGCGGCTTTTCTTCAATTCGCGCAATGCTCTCCGGCCGCTCGGGATCAAACACAGGTACTCCGTAGCGATGGGCATCCGCCACCTTTTTTAACAATACTCTGGCGCTTCCCGAAGGCTGCTGCCCGAACCGTTCAATAACAGGCCCCAGATCTTCCTTGAACAAATTGTCACCCAGCAAAACAGTGAATTTTTCCCCTGGCTCCATGTAGCTTTTCGCCAGTTCGAGTGCTTCCGCAATCCCGCCCGCATTTTCCTGAATCCGGTACGTCAGTTGGACACCATAATTGCTGCCGCTGCCCAGAAAATCGGTGTACAGCCCGGCCGATTGTTTGCCAATAATAAGAAGCATATCGGTAATCCCCGCCTGTTGCAGTCTTTCGATACCATACACGATCATGGGATACTTGCCGACCGGAAGCAGATGCTTGTTGAGTAATGAAGTCAACGGATGAAGACGCGATCCGGTTCCTCCTGCGAGAATAACCCCTTTCATATCTTCCTTCCTCCTTCGACAGCATGTTCGGTGCCTAAAGCCCCATCGTTTCCAGTCTCGATAAACGCTCTGGGGTCTACGTTCCATTTGTCCATAAACAAACGATAATTCCGCTCAATCAACTGTTCGACCCAGGCAGATTCCGAGCGTGAAAAGCTCGCATTGCCCTGGTGATAGACAAAACAGTCGCTGCACATCAGCAGTTTGTAGCCATGTACACGTGCGCGCAGACAATAATCGTCATCCTCATAATGTCCTGGGTTAAACCGTTCATCCAACAATCCGATCCGTTCCATCAGCTCACGTCGGAACAACAGACAAAAACCAACCAGCCGCTTGACCTCATACCATCTGGACGGATTACTTGCATTATTCTGCTCTGCAAACTGGAGGCAGCTATCCAGATCCCCTGCTAATCCGTCAATCTGCTGAATACCGCTGGCATAATTCGTCACCGGTCCTACCAGTCCCACTGTGCTTTCGCTTCGCAATGCAATCAGCATATTGGATAACCATCCCCGTGTAACCGTCACATCATTGTTCAAAATAAGGAGCTGATCACCCGAAGCCAGCCGAAACCCTTGATTACAAGCTGCAGGAAAACCCCGGTTTTCAGGGAGACGGATGCTAATCAGCCGCTCAGCTTCACAAAAATCATCCGTTCCATCATTTGAAGCGTTGTCTGCAATAATAATTTCATAAGGCACATCTGTCGTATGTGTCCGAATTGCCTCAATACACGGCTTGAGCAGGTGCAAACCGTTATAGGTCGGAATAATAATGCTCGTCAGACTCATCGTGCATTCCTCCCTTTGGCGACGTCGGCCCGTGTTGGAACAGGTCCCAACGGGAAAGCTCCGGCTACCTGAAACACCGCAGCCAGTGCCTCCGCATGATCACCGACGATCAATTGCTCCATGGCATTCCCTTTGCCGGTATTGATAGTCCGCTTGCGGTTTGTTCCAATGACGTCTACGGCATGTACTGCCGTCACCTTCAACCCGTGCAGTACCGCCATAGCATGAGCTTTCGGCGGAACAGCGAGCATAGCCGGACCGAGCAGCTCCAGCGTACGTCGTGATAACGCGTGCGGCACAGCGGTCAAGGAGCCTGCTCCCAGATCCGGCCTGCGCAGCACGCGGTTCAGGAAACCTTTGCACCGGGTCACGCTGTCCTGCCGGAAGTAAGGTGGCAAATGCCTGCTCAAATTATTAAGTGCCACATCCGTTCCTTGATCCACTGCATAGAGGAACGGCAGCAAGTCAACCGCAGGAATCGGCAGATCCCCGTCCACGAACAATACGATTTCAGCCTGCGTCATACGTGCGCCTACCGCCCGTCCGACATCATGCCCGAGCCGAGCCGGCACGCTGACGAGAGTCACACCCGGATGATGCTTCGCTACTTTAGAACGCGTGCCATCCGTGCAACCGTTCAATACGACGATGATGTCCGTAAGAGGCAGCTTTTCCAACTCGCTCAGCACCTCGCCAATCGTAGATTCCTCGTTGCAGGCGCTGACCACTGCGGCGGCTGTCCCCTGCAGCAGCGTATCCCCGGGCAATGCCCGTACCTCCCGCGGATTTGCTGCGGTCATTTTCCCCCGCCGGGGCGCGAGTTTCCTCACCCTGCGGCTATCCATCATAGTCGTCGTTCCATGTCTTCGCTGTGCACGTCGTATGCCCCGGCTTCGGTCATCACGCCTCCCTTTTCGATACGCTCTGTTCACGGCCTCACCTCGTTTCTGATCCGTTTGCGCTTCAAATCCGTATATCCTGCACGCGTTCCCAAATGTGATGTAAGCCAGGCAATCGCGTCAAGATGATCCTGTACAACCACATCCACAAGCGGGTCCCTACCGTTCATTTTTTTACGGGTTGCATTCACTTTACCCACGGCTATTCCACGAACAGTCACCACCCGCAAGCCGGAGGTGATCGTCATGGCCTGAAATAACGGAGGTTTTTCCAAGGACTTTAGACCTATTTCATTTAAGGCCTTTCGACTTATGGCATGCGGAATTCCAGTCATGGATGCCCCTCCTAAATCAGCACGGTTCGACAAAATATTCAATACATGCTTTGCTTCAACCACAGGATGCACCGATGTACGGTCTACTGGCCCATGATAATCATTCAGTGCAATATCCGCTCCCGCACATACGGCTTGTATGAATGGCTTGAGTCTGACGCAGGGAATAACGATATCACCATCCAGAAAAAGCAGTACCTGCCCGGAAGCCGCTTCCGCTCCAATACGGCGACCAATATCATGCCCCAATGGCTGCGAAAAGGAAAGCACTCGCGCGCCCGCCGCTTTTGCCGCCTCGGCCGTCCTGTCGCTTGATCCGTTTTCGACCACGATGACTTCGGTGTGTGGATGAACATGGCGTGCCTCACGGACAACAGCCCTGATCGTTTTTTGCTCATTCATAGCCGGAATGATGACGGATACCAGCAATTTTCCCGTCGAAGACGAACCGGGTGGCCGTTCTTCACCTGTCTGTGCTTCTACTTCTGTGCCTGGTCCCCTTCTTGTTAAAGGGTACGGGGTGATATGCACGGATGGCGTTCGTACAGGCAGCCACACCTTTGAGTAGGGATTATTAGCACTGGAATGCCGCCTGCGATGAGCCTTGAATCCAAATCTTGTCTGCTTCCTCATGCTCCCGCCTCACCTCCCTTGCTGCTGTATGGATAGACAGCATGATTAGGACAGTTCAACATAACCTATGCGTTCTAAAACCCGTGTGTAACGGCAAGCGTGGAGTCTTTTCGACAAAGCAATTTTCGACTTTATTTTACAAAACTTATTAATCCTATTGAATAAATCAGTTATTAGGGTCTAAAGAATCATTTTGGATAAATTTATGACATACATCTTCTCGTTCGTCATTCTCTGTGCTAATATCAGAGCCAGATGATGGAAGTTCAAAAAATTTACATTTGTTTTTTTTGCATAAGACATTTTATTTCCATTATCTGGATTCATTTCGCTTTCACTGCTTTCACTTATACGACAGGAAAGGAGGAGTTTGTCACCTTTTCAGGCTGTACGCTTCACATGCAGTACCCTCTTTTCACACACGCTTCATGAAAGACACTTCGGCTTTTCTTCTTCACGTTCCATTTTCTTCATGTTCCAGACGACAACACGACCTGCATAAACGGCGTAATGCCTATTTCTTAACAGGATGGTCTTCATCCTGACATTAACCGGGGAGAGTGAATTTTTAATGAAAAAAGTATGGGTTTCGCTTCTTGGAGGAGCTATGTTATTAGGGTCGGTAGCGTCTGGTGCATCTGCGGAAAGTTCCGTTTCGGAGCCAAATCAGCTTACGCCAACCTTCCACGCCGAGCAATGGAAGGCCCCTTCATCGTTATCGGGTGACGACATTGTATGGAGTTATTTGAATCGACAAAAGAAAACGTTGCTAGGTGCGGACAGCACCAGTGTCCGTGATCAATTTCGCATTATTGATCGCACGAGCGACAAATCCGGTGTAAGTCATTATCGGCTGAAACAGTATGTGAACGGGATTCCCGTATATGGAGCTGAACAGACGATTCATGTGGACAAGTCTGGTGAAGTTACTTCTTATCTGGGGGCCGTGATTACTGAGGATCAGCAACAAGAAGCTACAGAAGGTACAACTCCGAAAATCAGCGCTACCGAGGCCGTCTATACCGCGTATGAGGAAGCCGCTACACGGATTCAAGCCCTCCCTTCCTTCGACGATACGATCTCTAAAGATGCTAAGGAGCAAGGCAGTGTAAGTAAAGACACTTACGCAGAAGCTTCTAACAACGAGCAAACAACCTCTATTGATAAGGACAAGCTAAGTCTTGAAAAAGCAGCTGATTTGAAGGACAGCAAAATTGAAGCTGTAGAAGCACAAAGCTCCATCGCTAAAATCGCCAATTTACAACCTGAAGTAGACCCCAAAGCTGAGCTGTACTTCTATCCTACTGGCGATACGACGCGTCTGGTTTATGTAACAGAAGTTAATATTTTGGAGCCTGCGCCGCTGCGTACACGCTACATCATTGATGCCAATGATGGCAAGATCGTATTCCAGTATGACATTATTAATGAAGCGACGGGCACAGGTAAAGGTGTGCTTGGTGATACCAAGTCGTTCAACACTACGCAGTCCGGAAGCAGCTATCAGTTAAAAGACACAACACGCGGTAACGGAATCGTGACCTACACGGCCTCCAATCGTCAGACCATTCCAGGTACGCTCCTGACGGATGCCG
Proteins encoded:
- the wecB gene encoding non-hydrolyzing UDP-N-acetylglucosamine 2-epimerase — translated: MKILTVLGTRPEIIRLSLIIPKLDRYADQHVLVHTGQNYTESLSGQFFRELGLRAPDYVLQEKAGTLGKQLSAMYSQMEDILNKERPDHVLLLGDTNSALCALLAERMGYPVVHMEAGNRCYDLDVPEEKNRRVIDAISTINMPYTEQSKQHLIREGFPSQRIILTGNPIYEVMQHYEKKVSGSDILKKLGLSQGQYFLVTAHRAENVDHPPHLLAILDGLNRVAQQSGQRVICSIHPRTAARIASHPPIQLDPLVEFHEPLGFFDFVLLERHARCALTDSGTVQEECCIMGVPTVTMRRTTERPETVDCGSNIVSGLDGEVIANAVALMTGMKHKWQCPAGYLAEDVSDKVVKFLLGGKRHV
- a CDS encoding glycosyltransferase, with translation MMLFSHVSNVRSITGAEKLLLQFCVDIRTYFDCILVTPGEGRLTTIARKRGITVQIQNMPMLHGMYTPYEGLAQDVENLRNHASYAPLLQLLQQKRPDVVLVNTCVNVMPAMASHELNIPVVWKITEVINQNEHTPVSVSIIERYSRWVIGISQAVLRPLHGAGLTRSHTVLSPCRDMDMPPHKEHVLQRKRKREKLGLKEAHICIGYISSFIYEPKGLLPFVQMALKLCETNSSCRFWIIGSSVDSAYYVKCVSLIRKSRYSRRFQFSSFEESVSTAYSAMDIVVIPSMVEEGFGLTALEGLVYGKPVVAFAQGGLVELMEATGNTEFLVEPGNSDMLAEKVGYLLNHPKEVERIGIRNYSAATRVYGSDSYRGNLHLMVSQWVCHHPHWFPLIQQPGGPVWTREGEGLRQVTAIPEVCTSTIREFPESVVCQLPLLSLPPIEYAAIPGLPQPPPPVPEPQPESQPDLHHGKRGIRAKWPAARKHSRTCKRKGKSNASSRSYRIHGFPLSGLLPKSKSRQKHRLKRKLKRKLKLKPVSRRLHPHKRKRLTLKAGRHKKQRSG
- a CDS encoding CgeB family protein, with translation MTISTTGPFDPATASWEKGRAAGISDGYDEGYLRGRANAILTRTKAVFPIRQIHVLYVVSGKGLPYSPLDEAVITTLQSMTAQVTVTDPRQPVGDIAAQLHPNLVLALDGMDLPLEQVEAVRQLGIPTAIWLTDDPYYTDTTVRIVPHYDHVFTLELNCIEMYRQLGCSSVHYLPFAAFLNQYFPLSSPASVRREIGFTGSAYWNRIYFFNPIMPQLMARNIKINGIWWDRLPDYQAYGDKIEIGRWMSPGETNDTYNGSKIVINLHRSHQDDSVNNNALKIPGASPNPRTFEISACGTLQLTDTRDDLARFYKPGEEIETYSSQQELLEKIEFYLTHEKERRGIALRALERTLREHTYGHRIDQMLSIVFP
- a CDS encoding CgeB family protein codes for the protein MKDVNDQRSGNEREAYQCGYREGRRMGGCTAALSQVVAKEPAVRHLKVLYIPQGFPAIDTGVQEALSQICSEFVIGTPATMLADAEAHRPELVLVMNGLHVFPSDHLEQVKQIRGLGIRTAIWFVDDPYFTEDTALICQSYDVVFTHEMSCLPFYRDQGVAQVHYLPLAVSARIFYPRRVEREHQHDICFIGNAFWNRVKLFDHLAPFLADKRVLIVGGSWERLTRRDVLERFIRPIFMEPEETAKYYNGSKIVINLHRPTDPGLDNRNTHQLSAESINPRTYEIAACGTLQMTDIRKDLSRYYRPGYDIETFGGVEELKVKLDFYLKHDRERERMAWRGLHTTMQKHLYTNRMEELLDKAMA
- a CDS encoding glycosyltransferase family 2 protein, which codes for MKRLSIRRKHSKRLSKKGYWAGYKRGREQGSRLGQASFGKVFEGVSIIIPSYNQLHRLRTCIHRIEENTSQPHEIIVVDCGSTDGTRTYLLRKSIAVRYALLKKDTHLTGSLNQGLMMAKGTTIVVLDPNALVTTAWLDRLLECLHSDPRIGVVGPVTNGPFGEQQIEVPYTNENEARLFAISYNVSNPGAWQETKSLAGFCLLLSRETLEKTGYWDEGCHSGQEADADWLLRVRLLGKRLAIAGNAFIHCTESDRDTAYASPQTTGEGGLMEESSQNRSFFVQKWGDADKLLHSLKFGTTELESQISPTLARHVSAATFYPIGALVQGPSGAIYRLEPGRRRLLHSARSAGGEDVAPVRVSQLDLLALPLVPKPEVTIPGDYDPVSGISPPASSTSSPSASLVSEEPLPVLAAPELENMPTLSTLHIPAQRMRWIEVLYVVGGQLYQIGNGWKRPFLTPYAAMSWLAADYRIRLVSPGDLSDLAEEHPIIAPPVLHGHL